TCTCCCGCGGTATCGCCGATTTCGACGCCGGTTCGCACGGCGCGGCCTGGGGCGATCTCGACAACGACGGTGACTTCGACCTGTTCAATGGAACTACGGGTGGCCGCGCCGGGGCTTCGAACGACATCTATCGGAATGACGGCCTCGGGCGGTTCCGCGATACGACGCCTTCGGCGATGCAGGACCGGCGCGAGTCCACGCGCGGCGTAGCGCTCTTCGACATGGACCGGGACGGCGACCTTGATGCGTTTGCGGTTTCCGGCTGGCTCGGTTCCGGAGATCCACCGGGGGAGCGGAACGAGCTGTACCGCAACGACGGCGACATGCGCTTCTCGCCAGTCGATGACGATGCCGCCGTTGCCGCTCCCGCGGGGCAGGGCGTAACCGACACCGACTTCGACGGGGACGGCGACATCGACCTGATCGCCGCCAATCGCGACGGTGACCTCGTGGTTCTCAGGAACGGTGGGGACGGATTCACTTTGGTCGATCCGGAGACAATCGGCATCATGCACCGCGCGTACGGCGGCGTGACCACGGCGGACGTCGACAACGACGGGGATTTGGACCTGCTGCTCGTCGGTCTCGACGCGGTTGGTGAAACGGTCGGCCACCTCTATCGAAACCTCGGGGGAGGAACCTTCGGCTACCTGCGCGGTTTCGTGGACATCGACGGTTACATGGGAGCCTTCGCGGATCTCGACCACGACAGCGACGTCGACCTGGTGTTCGCCGGCGACGATGTTGCGTACCTGAACGACGGCGCAGGCGTTTTCTCCCCGGGACCGCCGGTGCCGGTGTCGGGCATCAGCGACCCGCGGGCCATCGCGTTCGCCGATATCGACGCCGACGGCGATCTCGACTTTGCGGTCGGCGTCAAGCGGAGCCGGAACTGGCTGGTTCGGAATGACCTGGATGTGGGGTACACGAACTGGTTGAAGATCAGTCTCCGATCGGCCCAGGGACAGGCTGGTGCGTTCGGCGCCAAAGTCGCCGTCTATTCGGGCTCGGGCCGGGAGCGGCTACTGGCGTTTCGGGAGAGCCGAAGCGCGATCGGATACCTCGGCCAGGACGATCCCGTGGTTCACGTGGGTCTCGGCCCTCACATGGCGGTCGATGTAGTCGTGACGTTCGTCGACGGCGCCATGCACGTGTTGTCAGGCGTGCCGTCGAATCAGACCGTCCTGATCGATGGGAGTGCCGCGGCGGGCGCGCCGGTCTTCGTGGAACAGTACCGCTGAGCTGGCATCCCCCCAACGGGCGTATGCGGCTGCCAGGAGCTTGGCGTCCGCACTCCCGTTAAGGGCGCGCTAGGTCTGTGAGTGCGGCTTGCGCGCGACGAACGCGATGGTCTCGAAGAGGTTCTTCCGGACGTGGAAGATCACTTCCTCGGTCCGGGTCCACCGCGACAACGCATCGACACCGGGCAGGTTGACCAGGAGTGCGCCGGCCGCCAGCACGTCGCGTTGAAGTCCCGTTGCGGCGCCGATGCTCCGGACCGTGGTGGCGATCTCGAACCCGCCGTCGTACAGCAGTTGGCGCACCCGCCGTTCGGTCGTAACGAAGTTGTGCGTGTAATCGATGTCCCAGAAGAAGGCTCGCTCCTTCAGATAGTCCGGAACGACAACGAAGAGAACGCCGCCCGGCCGCAACGCGCGCAGCCCCTCCGCGACGAACGCTCGGGCGGCGTCGATTCCCGTCATGTGCTCGAGCACCTGATCGGCATAGATGACATCGCAACTCGTGTCGTCGGCCGGGATTGGTGGAGACCACGCCTCGGTCACCTCCAGGCCG
Above is a window of Acidobacteriota bacterium DNA encoding:
- a CDS encoding class I SAM-dependent methyltransferase, producing MAEHFYRSFRERRVTAFGASRRQRVEQARLALLHRLASPPGDFLEIGPGDGSLAARAIEAGWRYRAVEASPSLAAALRDRGLEVTEAWSPPIPADDTSCDVIYADQVLEHMTGIDAARAFVAEGLRALRPGGVLFVVVPDYLKERAFFWDIDYTHNFVTTERRVRQLLYDGGFEIATTVRSIGAATGLQRDVLAAGALLVNLPGVDALSRWTRTEEVIFHVRKNLFETIAFVARKPHSQT
- a CDS encoding CRTAC1 family protein, coding for MARTVSTSCVVRRAAIPIRTGPSSRTRASRGGSEEVGSLSMAPAASYRSSGLRVPAPRTGALARSIALMSLLGTLLAATTGLDAQETVLKATAPMPSAPRDGTRFGDVPPFVTLTAEPATSIFVPAVFDYRFEVYAGGAPVVSSVVSQSDTRVSYRFAGPMRETTVYAWRVRAEFDGAAGPWSETWTFETGIRAGPQLRFTDVTGSSGLTGPPPIPLGGHGAAFADATGDGRPDLYITVNFDDPVADQFFVNQGGGRFLEAGVSRGIADFDAGSHGAAWGDLDNDGDFDLFNGTTGGRAGASNDIYRNDGLGRFRDTTPSAMQDRRESTRGVALFDMDRDGDLDAFAVSGWLGSGDPPGERNELYRNDGDMRFSPVDDDAAVAAPAGQGVTDTDFDGDGDIDLIAANRDGDLVVLRNGGDGFTLVDPETIGIMHRAYGGVTTADVDNDGDLDLLLVGLDAVGETVGHLYRNLGGGTFGYLRGFVDIDGYMGAFADLDHDSDVDLVFAGDDVAYLNDGAGVFSPGPPVPVSGISDPRAIAFADIDADGDLDFAVGVKRSRNWLVRNDLDVGYTNWLKISLRSAQGQAGAFGAKVAVYSGSGRERLLAFRESRSAIGYLGQDDPVVHVGLGPHMAVDVVVTFVDGAMHVLSGVPSNQTVLIDGSAAAGAPVFVEQYR